A DNA window from Thermoleophilia bacterium contains the following coding sequences:
- a CDS encoding DUF2269 family protein has product MSAERIGLLVHLLGAFAFIAGVVVAGVAYETARRRRAAIEVAAVLRMARVGAMIAAVGGVVLLVAGFWLAGHLEMFRTRWLELSILAFFLSFGFGAAGGRRPRRARELAVRIAAGEGGDPAELRQLLDDRLSRLVNWIAGLLALLVIVLMVVQPAF; this is encoded by the coding sequence ATGAGTGCAGAGCGAATCGGGTTACTCGTGCACCTGCTCGGCGCCTTCGCGTTTATCGCGGGCGTGGTGGTCGCGGGTGTGGCCTACGAGACCGCACGTCGTCGGCGCGCGGCCATTGAGGTGGCTGCGGTCCTCCGCATGGCTCGGGTGGGGGCGATGATCGCGGCCGTGGGTGGTGTGGTCCTACTCGTCGCGGGGTTCTGGCTCGCCGGGCACCTAGAGATGTTCCGCACGCGATGGCTCGAACTCTCCATTCTGGCGTTCTTCCTGTCGTTCGGGTTTGGGGCTGCGGGGGGACGACGTCCGCGCCGGGCCCGGGAGTTGGCGGTGCGCATCGCCGCCGGGGAGGGGGGAGACCCTGCGGAACTTCGGCAGTTGCTCGACGACCGCCTGTCGCGGCTCGTCAACTGGATCGCCGGACTGCTGGCCCTGCTCGTTATCGTGTTGATGGTCGTCCAGCCGGCCTTCTAA
- the tmk gene encoding dTMP kinase, with protein MRGRFISLEGVDGSGKSTQAVMLADALRDRGHDVVAVREPGGTPLGEGIREVVLGPDAMSPWAEAFLFAAARAQLVCDVIAPALAAGSWVVADRFLDSSLAYQGFARGLGIDLVAEVNAPGIAGVLPDVTIILNIAPGAAVHRRSGHRNVDRIEGEGEALQESVAEGYREVARRFPDRIYLVSAAGALADVHTRVLATVIGAT; from the coding sequence ATGAGAGGGCGGTTCATCTCACTTGAAGGCGTTGACGGCTCAGGGAAGAGCACCCAGGCAGTGATGCTCGCCGACGCGCTGCGCGACCGGGGCCACGACGTGGTTGCGGTGCGCGAGCCTGGTGGGACGCCCCTCGGCGAGGGGATCCGGGAGGTTGTACTGGGCCCGGACGCCATGAGCCCGTGGGCGGAGGCATTCCTCTTCGCGGCGGCGCGCGCCCAACTGGTGTGCGATGTCATCGCCCCCGCTCTCGCCGCCGGTTCTTGGGTGGTGGCCGATCGCTTCCTCGACTCCTCACTCGCCTACCAGGGCTTCGCCCGCGGACTCGGCATCGATTTGGTGGCGGAGGTGAACGCACCCGGAATCGCCGGCGTGCTTCCCGATGTGACCATCATCCTCAACATCGCCCCCGGAGCGGCCGTACACCGCCGATCCGGCCACCGGAACGTCGACCGCATCGAGGGTGAGGGCGAGGCCCTGCAGGAAAGCGTGGCAGAGGGCTACCGGGAAGTGGCGCGACGGTTCCCCGACCGGATCTATCTGGTGTCGGCGGCGGGTGCGCTGGCCGACGTCCACACCCGCGTCCTCGCAACGGTGATCGGCGCCACCTGA
- a CDS encoding NAD-dependent epimerase/dehydratase family protein, which produces MGPHGPTRLAVASHGAVIVTGGAGFIGSTLADALVAAGREVHVVDTLVTGHRVNVPAEATLHEVDIRDASGMASLVTATQATTIFHLAAQADVRRALTEPAFDADVNIGGTLCVLEAARVTSARVVLAATGGAAYGEHPGVPIPTPETVEPRPMSHYGMSKLSAEAYCALYGRLYGVPTVRLRLGNVYGPRQDPHGEAGVVAIFCGRIIDGEPLPVFGDGLQTRDYVYVTDVVDAFLRAETAGTDMTLNIGSGREVSVLDLARILGGGDVIHAPARHGELQRSALDASRARGVLGWQPGVAVECGLPLTLEALREARTA; this is translated from the coding sequence ATGGGGCCACATGGCCCGACGAGGCTAGCAGTGGCGTCGCACGGGGCAGTCATCGTCACCGGTGGTGCCGGGTTCATCGGCTCCACGCTGGCGGACGCCCTCGTGGCGGCGGGCCGCGAGGTGCACGTGGTGGACACTCTGGTGACCGGCCACCGCGTAAACGTCCCCGCCGAAGCCACCTTGCACGAGGTGGACATCCGCGACGCCTCGGGAATGGCGTCGCTGGTCACCGCAACCCAGGCCACGACCATCTTCCACCTGGCCGCGCAGGCCGATGTGCGCCGTGCCCTCACCGAGCCCGCGTTTGACGCCGACGTCAACATCGGCGGCACGCTGTGCGTTCTGGAGGCCGCTCGGGTGACCTCAGCGCGGGTCGTGCTCGCTGCGACGGGCGGGGCGGCCTACGGCGAGCACCCCGGTGTTCCGATCCCCACACCTGAGACGGTCGAGCCGCGCCCGATGTCGCACTACGGCATGAGCAAACTGTCGGCCGAGGCCTACTGCGCCCTCTACGGCCGCCTCTACGGCGTACCGACGGTCCGGCTGCGGCTCGGCAACGTGTACGGGCCGCGCCAAGACCCGCACGGCGAAGCCGGAGTGGTCGCCATTTTTTGCGGGCGCATCATCGATGGCGAGCCTCTCCCCGTGTTTGGTGATGGACTCCAGACCCGTGACTACGTGTACGTCACCGACGTGGTGGATGCGTTCCTGCGTGCGGAGACCGCCGGAACCGACATGACCCTCAACATCGGATCGGGGCGTGAGGTGTCCGTGCTCGATCTGGCCCGAATCCTCGGTGGGGGCGACGTTATCCACGCCCCTGCGCGGCACGGAGAACTACAGCGCAGTGCTCTCGATGCATCGCGTGCGCGCGGTGTGCTCGGGTGGCAACCGGGGGTTGCGGTGGAATGCGGCTTGCCCCTCACCCTTGAGGCGCTTCGCGAGGCGCGTACGGCCTAG
- a CDS encoding electron transfer flavoprotein → MSTIPADFPPRHRPSDYVVAPTAGEDEFIEVGVLFVGAGPAGLAGAIRLGQLMAEDEALMEALGEVPIAIIEKGKGPGSHLLSGSVMRPGPFRSLFPDAAPGETPGIFGEVHKESLYLLRKGGKIPIPPPPDLNNHGNWVISISQLSRFMAENAEEYGAYMLPETDAQRLLVEDGRVVGIKTGDKGRGRDGEELSTFEPGVEVRAKVTVICEGTQGHLAGVLRSHFDLDTDSTQIYELGVKEVWEVPTPLDRVIHTIGWPLKLGSKWHEYGGAWLYPMGGNMVSIGMVVGLDSADANISAHDLLQQAKTHPLFRRVLEGGRRVAWGAKTIPSGGIYGLPSRFHVPGAVLCGDAAGFVNLAALKGVSYAMKSGIIAAEQVAAAITAGTAESTTGLWGYTTAIKESEVWTDLWRVRNFRPSFQKGFIYGGIVGGLSMLTRGRLPRSVTITADRNEAVIIGPDRGYPKPDGEYIFDKLSSVFLSGNKTRDDQPNHIRVRTNVPRELAVAWENMCPAKVYEVVPDSEANGFVDVRVNNPNCVQCGAITAKGGHLTPPEGGSGPEYTLT, encoded by the coding sequence ATGAGCACGATTCCCGCCGATTTCCCGCCCCGCCACCGCCCGTCCGACTACGTGGTCGCGCCGACGGCTGGCGAGGATGAGTTCATTGAGGTGGGCGTCCTGTTCGTCGGGGCCGGGCCGGCCGGGCTTGCGGGTGCCATCCGCCTGGGGCAGTTGATGGCCGAGGACGAGGCGCTCATGGAGGCCCTTGGTGAGGTCCCCATCGCGATCATCGAGAAAGGGAAGGGGCCGGGGTCGCACCTGCTCTCCGGATCGGTCATGCGGCCCGGACCATTTCGGTCGCTGTTCCCGGACGCCGCACCGGGTGAGACTCCGGGAATCTTCGGAGAGGTCCACAAGGAGTCGCTGTACCTGCTCCGCAAGGGCGGGAAGATTCCGATCCCCCCGCCGCCCGATCTGAACAACCACGGTAACTGGGTCATCTCGATCAGCCAGTTGTCGCGGTTTATGGCCGAGAACGCCGAGGAGTACGGGGCCTACATGCTCCCCGAGACCGACGCCCAGCGGCTACTCGTTGAGGACGGCCGGGTGGTGGGCATCAAAACCGGTGACAAGGGCCGCGGGCGTGACGGTGAGGAGTTGTCGACGTTCGAGCCGGGTGTCGAGGTGCGCGCCAAGGTCACGGTCATCTGCGAGGGAACCCAAGGGCACCTCGCCGGCGTTCTGCGATCCCACTTCGACCTCGACACCGATTCGACCCAGATCTACGAGTTGGGTGTCAAGGAGGTGTGGGAGGTCCCAACCCCGCTCGACCGCGTCATCCACACCATCGGTTGGCCGCTCAAGCTTGGGTCCAAGTGGCACGAGTACGGCGGCGCGTGGCTGTACCCGATGGGCGGCAACATGGTGTCCATCGGAATGGTGGTGGGCCTCGACAGCGCCGATGCCAACATTTCGGCCCACGATCTGTTGCAGCAGGCCAAGACTCATCCCCTTTTCCGTAGGGTCCTTGAGGGCGGGCGCCGCGTGGCCTGGGGTGCCAAGACCATCCCCTCTGGAGGCATCTACGGGCTGCCCAGTCGATTCCATGTGCCGGGTGCTGTGCTCTGCGGTGATGCCGCCGGGTTTGTGAATTTGGCTGCGCTCAAGGGTGTGAGCTACGCCATGAAGAGCGGCATCATCGCCGCCGAGCAGGTCGCCGCCGCCATCACGGCCGGGACCGCGGAGTCGACCACCGGGCTCTGGGGCTACACCACGGCCATCAAGGAGTCGGAGGTCTGGACCGACCTTTGGAGGGTGCGCAACTTCCGGCCGTCATTCCAGAAGGGCTTCATCTACGGCGGTATCGTCGGGGGCCTCAGCATGCTCACCCGCGGCCGGTTGCCGCGGTCGGTCACCATCACCGCCGACCGGAACGAGGCAGTCATCATCGGCCCGGACCGCGGTTACCCCAAGCCGGATGGGGAGTACATCTTCGACAAGTTGTCGTCGGTGTTCCTCAGCGGTAACAAGACCCGTGACGACCAACCCAATCACATCCGGGTGCGTACCAACGTGCCACGGGAGCTCGCCGTGGCATGGGAAAACATGTGCCCGGCCAAGGTGTACGAGGTGGTTCCGGACTCCGAGGCCAACGGCTTCGTGGACGTCCGTGTGAACAATCCGAACTGTGTCCAGTGCGGGGCGATCACCGCCAAGGGCGGTCATCTCACTCCCCCCGAGGGCGGGAGTGGACCGGAGTACACGCTCACCTAA
- a CDS encoding gamma carbonic anhydrase family protein: MGEAVFVHETAIVIGRVSLGSRSSVWPTAVIRGDVEHIVVGDETNVQDGAVIHADPGRPCTVGHRVTIGHRATVHGCTIGDEVLVGIGATILNGAVIGDQCIVGAHALVPEGMEIPAGVLVIGIPATVRRDLTDEERAGLAAQAARYVANAARHAAEARDITM; encoded by the coding sequence ATGGGCGAGGCGGTGTTCGTCCACGAAACCGCGATCGTGATCGGACGGGTGTCACTGGGGAGCCGCTCCTCGGTGTGGCCGACGGCGGTCATCCGCGGCGATGTCGAGCACATCGTGGTGGGCGACGAAACCAACGTTCAGGACGGTGCGGTGATACATGCCGACCCGGGCCGCCCCTGCACCGTGGGCCATCGGGTGACGATCGGTCACCGCGCCACGGTGCATGGATGCACCATCGGCGACGAGGTGCTGGTGGGCATTGGTGCCACGATTCTCAACGGCGCCGTAATCGGAGATCAGTGCATCGTGGGTGCCCACGCACTGGTCCCGGAGGGGATGGAGATCCCCGCCGGTGTGCTCGTGATCGGGATCCCGGCAACGGTGCGTCGGGATCTGACCGACGAGGAGCGGGCGGGGCTGGCCGCTCAGGCCGCGCGCTATGTGGCCAACGCGGCGCGCCATGCGGCGGAGGCGAGGGATATCACGATGTGA
- a CDS encoding cytochrome c, producing the protein MNNAVQTDSEGKTVPAPGTTGTGESGGSSEPGPAPDESGGASAGNAAIGKTVFEATCQGCHTAGGTVAGVGPKLTLSKLDSAAIRAQIVDGKGFMPGGLVSGDDLANVVAFVDSIKK; encoded by the coding sequence ATTAACAATGCGGTCCAGACCGACTCCGAGGGCAAGACCGTTCCCGCACCGGGAACGACGGGCACGGGCGAGTCGGGTGGGTCGTCTGAGCCGGGCCCGGCCCCGGACGAATCGGGAGGGGCCTCCGCGGGCAACGCCGCCATCGGCAAGACTGTGTTCGAGGCCACGTGCCAGGGATGCCACACGGCCGGCGGCACAGTGGCGGGGGTCGGACCGAAACTCACTCTCTCGAAGCTCGATTCCGCGGCCATTCGGGCGCAGATAGTCGACGGCAAGGGCTTCATGCCCGGTGGGCTCGTCAGCGGGGACGATCTGGCCAACGTGGTCGCGTTCGTCGACAGCATCAAGAAGTAG
- a CDS encoding serine--tRNA ligase yields the protein MLDIRLIRKDPDFVRAALARRGDSDALDELVAVDDCCRGLRRTVEDMRAESALIAKRIGEARTGGGNSDEADVTEARRLREATTTEEGRLRTEESRRDELLLALPNIADHAAPDGGEDDAVEVRVVGEIPVFLTGARDHVAIADGLGGLDLERAARTSGARFAYIMGPLVRLQMSLVSWAVDLLEGEGFTPVIPPVLVRESALIGTGFFPSDRSAVYATADDDLFLVGTSEVPLAALHQDEIIPEEDLPLRYAGISTCFRREAGAAGRDTRGIFRVHQFDKVEMFTFTTPEQAADEHLRILGIEERILRDLGIPYRVVDVAVGDLGASAARKFDCEAWMPGQERYREVTSCSNCTDYQGRRLKCRTKRGKDTVTVNTLNGTAIAVGRTLIALLENHQRPDGSVAIPECLRPFGAPEELTPR from the coding sequence GTGCTGGACATCCGCCTCATCCGGAAGGACCCCGACTTCGTACGTGCGGCTCTGGCGAGGCGTGGTGATTCGGACGCCCTCGACGAACTCGTGGCCGTTGATGACTGCTGCCGCGGTCTGCGGCGGACGGTGGAGGACATGCGCGCCGAATCCGCCCTCATCGCGAAGCGCATCGGTGAGGCGCGAACGGGAGGCGGTAATTCCGACGAGGCGGACGTGACCGAGGCCCGTCGACTGCGCGAGGCGACTACGACCGAGGAAGGGCGGCTGCGCACCGAGGAAAGTCGTCGTGACGAGCTCCTGCTCGCCCTGCCGAACATCGCGGATCACGCGGCGCCCGACGGTGGTGAGGACGACGCCGTGGAGGTCCGGGTGGTGGGCGAGATCCCGGTATTCCTCACCGGAGCTCGGGACCATGTCGCCATCGCCGATGGTCTTGGTGGGCTCGACTTGGAGCGGGCCGCCCGCACCTCAGGTGCGCGGTTCGCGTACATCATGGGTCCGCTCGTGCGCCTACAGATGTCGTTGGTCTCATGGGCGGTGGACCTGCTGGAGGGCGAGGGGTTCACGCCGGTCATCCCGCCGGTGCTCGTGCGAGAGTCGGCGCTCATTGGGACCGGGTTCTTCCCGAGTGATCGATCGGCGGTGTACGCGACGGCGGACGACGACCTCTTCCTCGTGGGCACCTCCGAGGTCCCCCTCGCCGCGTTGCATCAGGACGAGATCATTCCCGAGGAGGACCTTCCCCTCCGCTATGCCGGAATTTCCACGTGCTTCCGTCGCGAGGCGGGCGCGGCCGGGCGCGACACCCGTGGCATCTTCCGCGTGCACCAGTTCGACAAGGTCGAGATGTTCACGTTCACCACGCCGGAGCAAGCGGCCGATGAACACCTACGCATTCTCGGTATCGAGGAACGGATCCTGCGCGATCTGGGGATCCCCTACCGAGTGGTGGACGTCGCGGTTGGCGACCTCGGCGCGTCGGCGGCCCGTAAGTTCGACTGTGAGGCGTGGATGCCGGGGCAGGAGCGCTACCGCGAGGTCACCTCATGCTCCAACTGCACCGACTACCAGGGCCGCCGCCTCAAGTGTCGTACCAAGCGCGGTAAGGACACGGTGACGGTGAACACGCTGAACGGCACGGCGATCGCGGTGGGGCGCACCCTGATCGCACTGCTCGAGAACCACCAGCGGCCCGATGGGAGCGTGGCGATCCCGGAGTGCCTGCGGCCGTTCGGCGCGCCCGAGGAACTTACGCCCCGCTAA
- a CDS encoding FAD-dependent monooxygenase, which translates to MARRRAGRSTSPTSSRGRIRRMRIVIAGGGMVGLTLGKLLRVRGFEPTIIERMAAGTYIPRGYMLGFQGYEPLKEVGVLQAVWPMGREIAPLPGNSAVAVCVEVGKVINALADGLPVEYEHSVTDLVVDDSGRVTGVVVEGPEGSRTIDCDLVVACDGVKSRVREMAGMAATFDPLPEAALSWMSATPSETSFAMAYMSDGGHVGVLSWPEGSAGWRSCDKVGESAALAPGLDALKSMWTRLLPACRLGVEALESIDSVRYSEPGLLTTPEWWAPGVVLIGDSAHFFGPETGISSGIGLGDAHALSEAIAQNRTDADAACRSFVLWRAPVVRPYEAMDPGRVRILMADQIEPGPGEAWPPRDPSS; encoded by the coding sequence ATGGCTCGACGACGGGCCGGGAGATCAACCTCACCTACATCGTCTCGCGGTAGAATCCGTCGCATGAGAATCGTCATCGCAGGTGGAGGTATGGTCGGTCTGACGCTCGGGAAGCTTCTCCGGGTACGTGGTTTCGAACCGACGATCATCGAACGGATGGCGGCGGGGACGTACATCCCGCGCGGCTACATGCTCGGCTTTCAGGGCTACGAGCCGCTCAAGGAGGTGGGCGTCCTTCAGGCGGTGTGGCCCATGGGCCGCGAGATCGCCCCGCTCCCCGGCAACAGTGCGGTGGCGGTGTGCGTGGAGGTGGGCAAGGTCATCAACGCCCTCGCCGATGGGCTCCCGGTGGAGTACGAGCACTCGGTGACGGACCTTGTTGTCGACGATTCAGGTCGAGTTACGGGCGTGGTGGTGGAGGGCCCGGAGGGCAGTCGAACCATCGATTGTGACCTAGTGGTCGCCTGCGACGGGGTGAAGTCCCGCGTCCGCGAGATGGCGGGAATGGCCGCCACGTTCGACCCCCTTCCCGAGGCCGCCCTGTCGTGGATGAGCGCCACCCCCTCGGAGACCTCCTTCGCTATGGCCTACATGTCGGACGGTGGGCACGTCGGCGTGCTGTCGTGGCCGGAGGGCTCCGCGGGCTGGCGCTCCTGCGACAAGGTCGGCGAGTCGGCCGCTCTCGCCCCGGGCCTGGATGCTCTCAAGTCGATGTGGACCCGCCTCCTTCCGGCCTGCCGTCTGGGCGTCGAGGCGCTTGAGTCCATCGACAGCGTGCGCTATAGCGAGCCCGGGTTGCTCACCACACCGGAGTGGTGGGCGCCCGGGGTGGTCCTCATCGGCGACTCGGCGCACTTCTTTGGACCCGAAACCGGTATCTCCTCGGGCATCGGGCTCGGCGATGCCCACGCCCTGAGCGAGGCCATCGCACAAAACCGAACGGATGCCGACGCCGCCTGCCGGTCGTTCGTGCTCTGGCGCGCTCCGGTGGTGCGCCCGTATGAGGCGATGGATCCGGGCCGCGTGCGGATCCTCATGGCGGACCAGATCGAACCGGGCCCGGGTGAGGCGTGGCCGCCCCGAGACCCGTCCTCGTAG
- a CDS encoding class I SAM-dependent methyltransferase, giving the protein MDDLARHRDDWEALGEMDPLWAILSADDAKHGEWDLTRFLATGEADVARVVEVCDEFGLPHSRHASFELGCGVGRMTRALSTRFDEAVGVDISATMIERAVQINADRPGCQWHVDTTGNLGAFPDGAFDLVLSFIVLQHLPRRAVILSYVAEMARILAPGGALVIQIPASLPLRQRVQWRRRAYGLLRRLGVPARVLYERLGLDPIRMTGVPRAVVEERLCESGVTLVAVMEGWLGDGSTTGREINLTYIVSR; this is encoded by the coding sequence GTGGATGACCTTGCCCGGCACCGGGATGATTGGGAGGCCCTCGGCGAGATGGATCCGCTGTGGGCCATCCTCAGCGCCGACGACGCAAAGCATGGCGAGTGGGATCTCACGCGGTTTCTCGCCACGGGCGAAGCGGACGTCGCGCGGGTGGTGGAGGTGTGTGATGAGTTCGGTCTCCCCCACTCCCGCCACGCATCCTTCGAGTTGGGCTGCGGCGTCGGACGCATGACACGGGCGCTCTCCACGCGGTTCGATGAGGCGGTCGGGGTGGACATCAGCGCGACCATGATCGAGCGTGCGGTGCAGATAAATGCCGATCGACCGGGGTGCCAGTGGCATGTGGACACAACGGGGAATCTGGGTGCATTCCCCGACGGCGCGTTTGATCTCGTGCTGTCGTTCATCGTGCTCCAGCATCTCCCGCGACGTGCCGTAATTCTGTCGTACGTGGCGGAGATGGCTCGGATCCTCGCCCCAGGCGGGGCTCTGGTCATCCAGATCCCGGCGTCCCTGCCGCTCCGGCAACGCGTTCAGTGGCGCCGGCGCGCATACGGGCTTCTCCGGCGCCTCGGGGTACCCGCCCGGGTTCTGTATGAGCGCCTCGGACTCGACCCCATCAGGATGACCGGGGTGCCGCGCGCGGTGGTGGAGGAGCGCCTGTGCGAGAGCGGAGTGACCCTCGTCGCGGTGATGGAGGGATGGCTTGGCGATGGCTCGACGACGGGCCGGGAGATCAACCTCACCTACATCGTCTCGCGGTAG
- a CDS encoding HlyC/CorC family transporter — protein sequence MNTGLQVVLLFALVLWTAFFVAAEYAFVASRPTRMRELAEQGNRRATRVLAVQQNPTRFISSVQVAITFSGLAIGAVGEPAVRRLVGDLIDPLGPLLSTGLVTVLSVIIGFVIIIAITVVLGEIVPKSLALAHTEAIALAVVRPVGLFTSLIHPFVWMLERLAALTLRIFGLRGDIRLGRGHSEEEIKMILAASFEEGVLQAEESEMLSRVFDFADTEARQVMVPRPDVVGLPLSASVAEAAAIAETHPYTRYPVYGDDLDDIRGVVHIRQLFEAARAGDNDKWVRDLVRPVDRVPETKNLDDLLRDFRRSQSHLAVVVDEYGSLAGVVTLEDLVEEVMGEIDDEFDTPTLDIVHTDGGHALVAGSVSLEDFNERFGTNIDDEDVNTVAGAVLHAMGRVPEVGDQATAGDVAFTVVEMDGSRIVRVRAIIGRSILDAPDPPRGAADG from the coding sequence GTGAACACCGGGCTCCAAGTGGTCCTTCTCTTCGCACTCGTCCTTTGGACGGCCTTCTTTGTGGCCGCCGAATACGCGTTCGTCGCGTCCCGGCCTACCCGCATGCGAGAACTTGCCGAGCAGGGCAATCGACGTGCGACGAGGGTCCTTGCCGTGCAGCAGAACCCCACCCGGTTCATCTCGTCCGTCCAAGTCGCCATCACCTTCAGCGGCCTCGCGATCGGTGCCGTGGGCGAACCGGCGGTACGTCGCCTCGTGGGGGATCTCATCGACCCCCTCGGACCCCTGTTGAGCACCGGCCTCGTCACCGTACTCAGTGTCATTATCGGATTCGTCATCATCATCGCGATCACCGTGGTCCTTGGGGAAATCGTCCCGAAATCCCTTGCGCTCGCGCACACGGAGGCGATCGCCCTCGCCGTTGTCCGCCCCGTCGGACTCTTCACGTCGCTCATCCATCCGTTCGTGTGGATGCTGGAGCGTCTCGCGGCACTCACACTCCGGATCTTCGGTCTCCGCGGCGACATCCGCCTCGGTCGGGGGCACTCGGAGGAGGAGATCAAAATGATCCTCGCCGCCTCGTTCGAGGAGGGCGTATTGCAAGCCGAGGAGTCGGAGATGCTCTCACGGGTGTTCGACTTCGCTGACACCGAGGCCCGTCAGGTGATGGTGCCCCGCCCGGATGTTGTCGGCCTCCCACTGTCGGCCTCCGTTGCCGAGGCCGCCGCCATCGCGGAAACCCACCCGTACACGCGGTACCCGGTGTACGGGGACGACCTTGACGACATCCGGGGGGTCGTTCACATCCGGCAGCTCTTCGAGGCTGCCCGTGCTGGGGACAACGACAAGTGGGTCCGCGATCTGGTGCGCCCGGTGGACCGGGTCCCGGAGACGAAGAACCTGGACGACCTGCTGCGCGACTTCCGCCGCTCGCAGAGCCATCTCGCAGTGGTTGTGGACGAATACGGGTCACTGGCGGGCGTCGTGACCCTTGAGGACCTCGTGGAGGAGGTGATGGGGGAGATCGACGACGAATTCGACACCCCGACCCTTGACATCGTTCACACCGATGGAGGGCACGCCCTTGTCGCGGGCTCGGTGTCCCTTGAGGACTTCAACGAGCGGTTTGGTACCAACATCGATGACGAGGATGTCAACACGGTCGCCGGTGCCGTGCTCCACGCCATGGGGCGCGTTCCCGAGGTGGGTGACCAAGCGACCGCCGGTGACGTGGCGTTCACCGTGGTTGAGATGGACGGATCGCGCATCGTGCGGGTGCGCGCCATCATCGGACGAAGCATCCTCGATGCCCCGGATCCGCCGAGAGGCGCAGCCGACGGCTGA
- a CDS encoding glutaminyl-peptide cyclotransferase, with translation MALRLRGALALLVALVVAAGAYAAPTIAWTVVASRPHDPTAFTQGLVSWGGVILESTGLNGASSVRRVNPRTGRVTRIRRMANDRFGEGLTVLRGRAVQLTWLDHVITTYAPTTLRPLSTVPYPFEGWGLTTNGRHLIASDGTSRLRWLNPGTMAVVRVVDVHDGPQLVPRLNELELITGVLWANVWKNDRIALIDPTSGAVRAWLNLAALRKRLGVAGDALNGIAQDPVTRLPIVTGKYWDRMFVIRLTEPIPPAA, from the coding sequence ATGGCACTGCGTCTACGAGGTGCACTCGCTCTGCTCGTCGCCCTCGTCGTTGCGGCCGGGGCATACGCGGCCCCCACCATCGCCTGGACAGTGGTCGCGAGCCGACCTCACGATCCGACCGCCTTCACGCAAGGACTCGTCTCGTGGGGAGGGGTGATCCTCGAGAGCACCGGGCTGAATGGCGCCTCGTCGGTACGTCGGGTGAACCCCCGTACCGGGCGCGTCACCCGTATCCGACGGATGGCCAACGACCGTTTCGGTGAGGGGCTCACGGTGCTGCGCGGACGTGCCGTGCAACTCACCTGGTTGGACCACGTCATAACGACCTACGCACCCACAACGCTCCGGCCACTCTCCACGGTGCCGTACCCGTTCGAAGGGTGGGGCCTCACAACGAACGGGCGGCACCTCATCGCAAGTGACGGCACCTCCCGCCTCCGCTGGCTCAATCCCGGGACGATGGCGGTCGTGCGGGTTGTCGACGTTCATGACGGCCCTCAGTTGGTGCCACGTCTCAACGAGTTAGAACTCATCACGGGGGTGCTCTGGGCCAACGTCTGGAAGAATGACCGAATCGCCCTGATCGACCCCACGTCCGGAGCCGTTCGGGCATGGCTCAACTTGGCCGCCCTCCGAAAACGCCTCGGGGTTGCCGGGGACGCCCTCAACGGCATCGCCCAAGATCCCGTCACCCGTCTTCCCATCGTCACGGGGAAGTACTGGGACCGGATGTTCGTGATCCGGCTCACCGAACCCATCCCGCCCGCTGCCTGA
- a CDS encoding ABC transporter permease — MRRALMDSGVIVWRQLIQLPRIPEVVIFALIQPVLFVLLFRYVFGGAIDTPGESYVNYLLPGIFAQTVAFGAVASGIGLAEDLQRGLIDRFRSLPMARSSVLVGRTVSDLLRNVGVIGVMLIVGVFVGFRPDGSIPALGLALVLLLLTSFAFSWIGVVIALSMKTVEAVQSAGFIWLFPLTFASSAFVPTDSMPGWLQAFADNQPFTIVVNAVRALCLDQPVGHSVWLSLVWMIGIVVVMIPLATRRYRRRTG; from the coding sequence ATGCGCCGCGCCCTGATGGACTCAGGCGTCATCGTCTGGCGGCAGCTCATCCAGCTGCCGCGCATCCCCGAGGTGGTGATCTTCGCCCTCATCCAGCCGGTGCTGTTCGTCCTGCTCTTCCGGTATGTGTTCGGCGGGGCAATCGACACCCCAGGCGAGAGTTACGTCAACTACCTGCTGCCCGGCATCTTCGCGCAGACGGTGGCCTTCGGAGCGGTGGCCAGCGGGATCGGGCTCGCCGAGGACCTGCAGCGCGGGCTCATCGACCGCTTCCGCTCCCTGCCGATGGCGCGATCGTCCGTGCTGGTGGGACGCACAGTGTCCGATCTGCTCCGCAATGTCGGGGTTATCGGCGTCATGCTCATCGTCGGGGTGTTCGTAGGCTTCCGGCCCGACGGTTCAATCCCGGCGCTCGGTCTGGCGCTGGTCCTCCTCCTCCTCACCTCGTTCGCGTTCTCGTGGATCGGCGTCGTGATCGCTCTCAGCATGAAGACGGTGGAGGCCGTGCAGTCGGCGGGGTTCATCTGGCTTTTCCCACTCACCTTCGCGAGTTCCGCGTTCGTGCCCACGGACTCAATGCCGGGGTGGCTCCAAGCCTTCGCGGACAACCAGCCCTTCACGATCGTGGTCAACGCGGTGCGCGCGCTCTGCCTCGACCAGCCGGTGGGCCATTCCGTGTGGCTGTCGCTCGTCTGGATGATCGGTATCGTCGTGGTGATGATCCCGCTCGCCACCCGGCGGTACCGGCGCCGGACCGGTTAG